The DNA window GCATGTTTCCAGGGGGAACACTGTCTATACTGTACTGATGCTGGTTAATAATCCGATTCAGTGGGATCTGACCCAACAACTTGCTTGACCCTGTACATAGTGCGAGCGGCCTGTGCTTGAGACATGATTAGTTACCTATCTTAGGGTCTCTCCCGCGAGAAATCAAaacgccaacgccaacgcACCCATGTCTGTGTCCGTGCGTGTTGATCCATGCTTGGACGTTTCCCAGAGTACGGTACGGTACACGGATAAATGTGCTGGGATGGATCGAAAAAGAAAGGACCTGCATCGCCGCAATGCCGCAATGCTCTGCAGCTAACATGTTTCTTGTAGATGCAAGAGgatggaaaagaaacaacTCCAACGCTGACTGACTCAAACAACCTTTCCTATGCGGTTGACGTTTTCCGCAATACAACTGACACTCATTAAATCATACGCCACGGCCTTCTGAAAGATTTATGGTGGTCAGCATTTGATAGGAGCTAAAAGCTGGCTCTGTAACATCGCGCTTGCAGGCTTGGTTTGTCGTCGGAGATATGAACTGTCACTCACAAGCCTCTGTATGTACACAGTACGAAAGGAAGACAATTAACCGACCAAGACGCGGCGCCGGCCCATCCCGTGCTCGCTCTGAGATCTTGGAGCCAAAAACTCAACTCCTGAATTTACATTGTGACTAACATCAGTCCAAAAGAGCCAGCGTCGCCTATAGCGCCAAAACCAACCAAGATACGTCGACTACCTGTATTATTTATTCAGTGTCCACATACTATCAAGTGCCGACATGTCATGCAGGAACAAGGTAAGATTGCAGACCTAATCTGAGTTGACGGAGACCCTCCTCGACTTTCTGATAGATCCTGACAGTTTACACCAGCTTATAACACGATGGATGCATAACTAGGTACAGAAACTGTCGGCGGCCGGTCCTAGTCCTGTTGTCCTTGGATTCCTCACCTCACAAGGAGCAGAGGGAATAATAATGGAACTCCCAGGATGGTTCAGGGTCTCAACATGACATTTGGCATCCCATCAGCACCCTCTTCCCAAAGCAGTTGTCATCTCCATCAAGATTGCTTACGACCGTCAACTACCGAGCGGTTCCCATCCTCAAGCTGTTGGGATTATGTCATCTCTTGTTCGAAACAGACTGGTGATAATTCTttattggagctggaataTCACAGGGTCTTTTTGTGAGCACTGTCTCGGCTCTCTTCTAAAGCCGTAGGAAAGTCAGACTCTTTACGTCTAGTAGTAAGTACTTCGGTCCTTTGTTTGCACCTCGGCGGTGCTTAACCTCCGCCTTGCTGTGCACGTCCTCCTGACATGGTGCTGTGCTCTAGCTTCAGGGGTTCAGGTCTGCGTGGCTCGATAATGCACCGATCATCCAAGTATCGATCAGGGGTTTATCAACAACCCTAGCAACCCTAGGGGACAAATGGAACCTTGACAACAGTCAAACCCCACATCGCGATACCGCACCTTAGGCAGATGGCAGGACGGAATATTACTATGTTTACGAGTACCACCGCTAATTATGAGGAAATACCACGCTTTGGTTTTTTCATGTGTCCGAAACTCTTCGGCACCATGGGTAGCAAATGCTGGCTTTTGGCATCGTGCGGTACGACTAGCAAATACCCTCCTGGTTTCTAAACAGCGTTTCTCGAAAGGCTTTCCGGATACGTGCTGCTTCGGTACACCTATCAGGTTTCGCTTGTCTCATTTGTTAAACACAGTCTTGATATCAATGGACATCAGTACTTTTTATCCAAAGCATGCTCATTACTTTTTTTCTAGAGGGTACTTGTTGTGCCTTCCTTTCTATGCTTGCCCATCGGCTGGGAATAGCAGCATGACGAACTGGGACCAGCCATCCATAGACTCTTATGGACAGTCGGTATACTGATGAGGCTCAGTTTCGTTCCTCGAGTGTCTCGGCTCTTGCTTTTGCTCTGGTCTCAATCTTCAGCACATGCAGCTCATGTTGTCACCACCCCAAAGTTGGAGTGGACAACAGCAATTTTCAGATTTAGGGATTTTGACACTTGAGCACATGCATATCGATCCAGTTAGCCTTCTCCACTATCGAAGGAAGGCGACCAGAAGACTCAGTCATGTTGTCGATCTTTTTGCCCCGACTAGGACATAATCGCGAATCAATATCGTCCCGGCAAACGCCAAGTTACCGGATTTCCTGTTCAGATCCCTCGCAAATGTGTTCCTGACCGCCCGTCGCCCAGCACAAACCTTGTGACTGACCGTTGGATGTTCGCCTACGAACCCGCACATGGAACACGACGTGAAATCATACCAACTCCGCCACAGATTGAGGCTGTGGTCCGCTGGCACCAGTCTTTATACCGCACAAGTGACAAATGGTGTACCTTCCCGTGCTTGATATGACCATCAACCGTCTGCCCTGGTCCCAGGATTGGACGCATATTGTGTACTTAGGGGGTCATGCAGGTACAGTGCTCCCTTAACTGGGGTGAGGCTCTGGGTCACGAGCTAGTCCAGCTTGCTCAGCTCTTACGAGTGTCAGCAATAGGCCACACTAAGCGGATATATGCCTGCTCTTGGTTAATTATTCAAAGTTTCCACTGACTTGCCCTCGTCCCGTCCGTCTCTCCACAGCAACTCCACTTCTAATCATGAAGAGGTTTCGTCTCCACGTGCCAAAGTCAACATGGCCTCGCTTCGTCAACTTATACTCGGAAGCGAATCATGAGGGATAGTGACGGATCGCAATTCCTTCAAACCTGGTGCAAATTTATATCAGTCAAGAGTCACAGCTTAACCGATTTCCATATTCTTCACGTGTTGTTTTATACTGAAAAAAAGAACGACAAAGAATAGATAGCCCagtcctcagggtatcaaaaGATTGACCGcgagaagcataagagacgaaatcagtaggtcagtttatgctccttagactacaGCTCTTAGACCACTTATTTTCATCTACCCCAAGGCTTAaaaggccaacttttctgctacccactagccaGTTTCAGGAGAGAAATTCTGTGACCTGGGCGAATTAGTTTTGCGAAAGAATACCAAAAAGATAAGTATTTATGCTATAGCTCAGCTTCTAGTTATTCTCTAGAATTCAATGACGTGTCTTCCTTCAGCACTCTCCAACACagaagctccaccaaaaccaTGATCTATCTTTCGTCTCTATCCCAAGTGTTGGCATCGTTGGCACGGTTCTGAAGGTACCGGGCTCGAATTTCGACGCTGTGCGTTTTGTTGGTCCAACTTTGCGACTGTTAGCTATTTGTTCAACCGTTGCAGACTTAGTACTCACATCTTTAGCCGGCCATCATCCCCGCAAGATGCTATGACATAAGGATCGGTGGGATTCCACGCAACGGCGTTGCAACGAGGGTGGTGCCCAGGCAGCCGTTCTATTGCTGCGCCGGTGTTCTTGTGCCATATTAGAATATTCCCATCCTCGCTACCACTCACTACAAAACTTTCGTTGGCTCCGCCAAAGGAGCTGCGTATCAAATAATCACCACCTGTGTGCCCGAAGAATTTCTGCACCGAATTACGTGTCACAAGGTCAATAAGCTGAGCTTCGCCGTCGGATTTGTTAATGAGTAAATGACGTGAGTCTTGACTGATACTGACGGACGTTGGCCGCTTGTTCAGCTCCATATCAAACTCGAGCTCATGTGTGGTGGCGTTGTAGACGTGAATTCTTCGTTCGTTGTCGAGAGCCACAAGCCATCGGCCATCGAGTGATCCGCATAGATCCTCAACGCGATGCTTCTTGCCCCAATCGTATGCCTCACTACCTGTGTGTAGGTTTATGGTGCGCAAGCTCAATGCAGGGTCCAATGTACCGAGAACAAAAGACCGGTTGTCGTGAGCCCAAACACAACCACTGACAGGTTCTGAGAATCTGTTAAACTGCCTTATCAGATGCCCATCCTGGATTCTGCGTTAGCATTATACCCAGCTGGACAATCCATGGATTACTCACGCTAGTCGACCAAAGCCTCGCATATCCATCCCTTGCACAGCATAAAATCATCGAATCATCAGGACTGAATGACAAATTACCAACTCCTTCATCATGACCATCAAGAACCTGTGTAACGGAGAAAGTATGTGTGTCCCATATTATAACCTGCCGACTACTGCCACAGGCAGCCAGCTTCGAACCATCATGTGAGAATTGTACCTGCCAAATCTCATCATTCATGTCAGTGAGGTCCAGTGCCACCTCTGTGGGAAACCATCGTCTGTCACAGAAGTGGTCTGAGTAGAGCGATGGCGATAATGCTTGAGTATGATATAAACATGTATCAATCTGGCTCTGCTTAACCTGCTCGAGAAGAACTGCCAGTCGGTTCTCTGGTAGCATCACTGAAGGCGATATGCATTCTTCCCACGTCAGCACGAAGTTCGGTAAGGGCATTGCCAATTTACTCACTCGACAACTCCGAGAGGAGAGATTTTCGGGATTGGCCATTGGCACCGTCCCAGTCGGCTTTGGCCATAAGGTCGTCAACAGAACGACACATCAAAAGACTTGATAAAAAATGGAGTTTTCCAGTATCATGAGAAAGCGGTGTCAGCTCACTTCGGAGTACGACAAGAGCCCGGCTGGTATCTTTCTGTTCTAGAAGCTCCAGAAACTTCTGTTGTCTTAACCAGAACCGGATGGCATTACGGTCTGCACTCGGTGCCAGGACAAGCCCATTCCCTTGACCCTCAGTCTCGAATGACGCCCCAGCAAGAAGCTCTTCAGCCTTGGACCAGGAGCCACCGAGTACTGCCGACCTGAAACCAGCTACAGTCGGGCTCTCCAGTTCGTAACCGCTCTCGCGGCTTACATTATCAGCAGCAGTTTGATAACCCAT is part of the Fusarium poae strain DAOMC 252244 chromosome 4, whole genome shotgun sequence genome and encodes:
- a CDS encoding hypothetical protein (BUSCO:9398at5125), giving the protein MPYPHTPPPTSSNFSTINSNHSSTAPSTQSSTLSSAHQQNRNRARTGIANIDSSVANPARLPGQTPTQALGRRRRSPASGGPPGPQPDSSQAPDNDLTEPPTKRRRENDTMGGSDIIDPHNGAPLGFSNGSTEPSMGVTNGHKSAMNGSTNRNNNSTVTKGHGMPSEYFGHNREEVTRLLIQALSDMGYQTAADNVSRESGYELESPTVAGFRSAVLGGSWSKAEELLAGASFETEGQGNGLVLAPSADRNAIRFWLRQQKFLELLEQKDTSRALVVLRSELTPLSHDTGKLHFLSSLLMCRSVDDLMAKADWDGANGQSRKSLLSELSKCISPSVMLPENRLAVLLEQVKQSQIDTCLYHTQALSPSLYSDHFCDRRWFPTEVALDLTDMNDEIWQVQFSHDGSKLAACGSSRQVIIWDTHTFSVTQVLDGHDEGVGNLSFSPDDSMILCCARDGYARLWSTSDGHLIRQFNRFSEPVSGCVWAHDNRSFVLGTLDPALSLRTINLHTGSEAYDWGKKHRVEDLCGSLDGRWLVALDNERRIHVYNATTHELEFDMELNKRPTSVSISQDSRHLLINKSDGEAQLIDLVTRNSVQKFFGHTGGDYLIRSSFGGANESFVVSGSEDGNILIWHKNTGAAIERLPGHHPRCNAVAWNPTDPYVIASCGDDGRLKIWTNKTHSVEIRARYLQNRANDANTWDRDER